In Ipomoea triloba cultivar NCNSP0323 chromosome 7, ASM357664v1, a single genomic region encodes these proteins:
- the LOC116025743 gene encoding cysteine-rich receptor-like protein kinase 2 — translation MAKAVSSLPLSIIPLILSLILLFPDLSYAAPRAQQVKLICETKLEHNTTAFVPNFVGVMENISDKMRTTGWGTSVLGSGPDRNFGLAQCYGDLSLLDCVLCYAEARTVLPQCFPFNGGRIYLDGCFMRAENYTFFEEYLGPGDTHVCGNSTRKDASFQRTARRAVMQAVSTALNNNGSARSQLSVPGRQNETAYVLADCWKTLNASACRACLQNASASMLGCLPWSEGRALYTGCFMRYSDTNFLNPIPSNDSSSRVSVAVIVVAAVSSAIVLIVGVVIALYFLKQRRIEKKRKGPNDAEKLVKILHDSSLNFKYSTLEKATGCFDEANKLGQGGFGTVYKGVLPDGREIAVKRLFFNNKHRAADFYNEVNIISSVEHKNLVRLLGCSCSGPESLLVYEYMHNQSLDQFIFDANKGKALNWEKRFEIIIGTAEGLVYLHENSRNRIIHRDIKASNILLDSRLRAKIADFGLARSFQEDKSHISTAIAGTLGYMAPEYLAHGQLSEKADVYSFGVVLLEIVSGRQNNRSKATEYTDSLVNIAWMHFQQGTVHELFDPNLMLHNYHNINVKNEVLRVVHIGLLCTQEAPSLRPSMSKALQMLVKREELPAPTNPPFVDEKTMELNDGWDNQSFPLRDSESASVASVSHSSFYPR, via the exons CTCATTTGCGAAACAAAATTGGAGCATAACACGACAGCTTTTGTGCCAAACTTTGTTGGTGTCATGGAAAACATAAGTGACAAAATGAGAACTACGGGGTGGGGAACTTCTGTACTTGGCTCGGGCCCGGATAGGAACTTTGGACTAGCGCAATGCTATGGAGATCTTTCTCTACTTGACTGCGTGTTGTGCTATGCTGAAGCTCGTACAGTACTCCCCCAGTGCTTTCCTTTTAATGGCGGGAGAATTTATCTCGATGGCTGTTTTATGCGAGCTGAGAATTACACCTTCTTTGAAGAGTATTTAGGGCCCGGAGATACACATGTCTGTGGAAACAGCACCAGAAAGGATGCCTCGTTCCAGCGGACAGCTAGGAGAGCTGTGATGCAGGCGGTTTCGACTGCGCTGAACAATAATGGCTCTGCGAGATCCCAATTATCAGTTCCCGGGAGACAAAACGAGACGGCTTATGTCCTAGCGGATTGCTGGAAGACTCTGAACGCTAGCGCTTGCAGGGCGTGTTTGCAGAACGCTTCTGCGTCCATGTTGGGATGCTTGCCTTGGTCCGAGGGTCGTGCCTTGTATACAGGATGCTTCATGAGGTACTCCGACACCAACTTTCTTAATCCTATTCCGAGTAACGACAGCTCATCGAGAG TAAGTGTAGCAGTCATCGTAGTCGCTGCTGTTAGTTCGGCGATTGTGTTGATAGTGGGAGTAGTCATTGCTCTTTATTTCTTGAAGCAGAGAAGAATAGAGAAGAAGAGGAAAG GTCCAAATGATGCCGAGAAATTAGTGAAAATCCTTCATGACAGCAGCTTGAACTTCAAGTATTCCACACTCGAGAAGGCAACTGGATGTTTCGACGAAGCCAACAAGCTTGGCCAAGGTGGATTCGGTACAGTGTACAAG GGAGTTTTGCCCGATGGAAGAGAGATCGCTGTTAAAAGACTCTTCTTCAACAACAAACATAGAGCAGCAGATTTCTACAACGAAGTCAACATTATTAGCAGCGTCGAGCACAAGAACCTGGTCAGGTTGCTCGGTTGCAGCTGTTCTGGTCCCGAAAGTCTTCTGGTATACGAATATATGCACAACCAGAGTCTCGATCAGTTCATTTTCG ATGCCAACAAAGGCAAAGCATTAAACTGGGAGAAGAGGTTTGAAATAATTATCGGGACTGCAGAAGGCCTGGTCTACCTCCACGAGAACTCGAGGAATCGAATTATCCACCGAGACATAAAAGCTAGCAACATCCTATTGGACTCGAGGCTTCGTGCTAAAATTGCTGATTTTGGGTTGGCGAGATCCTTCCAAGAAGACAAAAGCCATATAAGCACTGCAATTGCAGGAACTCT GGGATATATGGCCCCGGAGTACCTTGCCCACGGGCAGTTAAGCGAAAAGGCAGACGTTTACAGCTTCGGTGTTGTTCTGCTCGAAATAGTCTCGGGGAGACAGAATAACAGGAGCAAGGCCACGGAATACACAGACAGCTTGGTGAATATA GCTTGGATGCACTTCCAACAAGGGACAGTGCACGAGCTGTTCGACCCGAACCTAATGCTACATAACTACCACAACATCAATGTCAAAAACGAGGTCCTGAGAGTGGTCCATATCGGGCTGTTGTGCACCCAAGAGGCGCCATCGCTGAGGCCATCCATGTCCAAGGCGTTACAGATGCTCGTGAAGAGGGAGGAGCTGCCAGCGCCCACGAATCCTCCCTTCGTGGACGAGAAAACCATGGAGCTAAACGACGGCTGGGATAACCAGTCATTCCCGCTCAGGGATAGCGAGTCTGCCTCTGTTGCCAGCGTTTCGCACAGCTCTTTCTACCCCAGATGA